The Rhododendron vialii isolate Sample 1 chromosome 5a, ASM3025357v1 genome contains a region encoding:
- the LOC131327779 gene encoding uncharacterized mitochondrial protein AtMg00810-like — MHDSALFLHRTSHGLILLLLYVDDMIITGSDSIAIAEVKSHLFHEFEMKDLGPLRYFLGIEAASSPQGYLLGQSKYVTDILHRARLTDTKTVDTPLELHAKFSASDGVPLEDPTEYREFVGCLVYLTVIWPDISYAVHIVNQFVSAPRTTHWAALLPILRYLRGTLHQCLLISSTSSLTLHVYADANWASDVNDRKSTFGLCVFLGDSLIS, encoded by the coding sequence ATGCATGACTCTGCTCTATTTCTCCATCGCACCTCTCATGGCCTGATACTTCTCttactttatgttgatgacatgatcatcaCTGGTTCTGATTCTATTGCTATTGCTGAAGTCAAAAGTCATCTCTTCCATGAATTCgaaatgaaagacttgggcCCGCTACGTTATTTCCTTGGTATTGAAGCTGCTTCCTCTCCTCAAGGGTATCTTTTGGGACAGTCCAAATATGTTACTGATATTCTTCACCGTGCTCGTCTCACGGATACGAAGACTGTTGATACTCCCCTTGAACTTCATGCCAAGTTCTCTGCCTCTGATGGTGTCCCCCTTGAGGATCCTACGGAATATCGCGAATTTGTGGGTTGCTTGGTTTATCTTACTGTTATTTGGCCAGATATTTCTTATGCAGTTCACATTGTTAATCAGTTTGTCTCTGCTCCTCGGACTACGCATTGGGCTGCCCTCTTACCTATTCTCCGTTATCTTCGTGGTACCCTTCATCAGTGCCTTCTGATTTCTTCTACATCAAGCTTAACCCTCCATGTTTATGCTGATGCTAACTGGGCAAGTGATGTCAATGACCGCAAATCTACCTTTggcctctgtgtttttctaggcGATTCTCTTATCTCataa